A window of the Chaetodon trifascialis isolate fChaTrf1 chromosome 9, fChaTrf1.hap1, whole genome shotgun sequence genome harbors these coding sequences:
- the frya gene encoding protein furry homolog isoform X4: MASQQDSGFFEISIKSLLKSWSGTSPVGNGYSKPPIPPVCCPQGEKGPPAMMPISVDPESKPGEYVLKSLFANFTTVSERKIRIIMAEPLEKPLTKSLQRGEDPQFDQLISTMSSLAEYCLPSILRTLFDWYKRQNGLEEELHEYRPRANTKSKNDEQQRDYLLERRDLAIDFIFSLVLIEVLKQMPLHPVLDSLVNEVINLAFKHFRYKEGYHGPNTGNMHTVADLYAEIIGVLAQSKFPAVKKKFMTELKELRQKEQSPYVVQSTISLIMGVKFFRIKMYPVEDFEASFQFMQECAHYFLEVKDKDIKHALAGLFVEILVPVAAAVKNEVNVPCLRNFVDSLYDTTLDLSSRKKHSLAFYPLVTCLLCVSQKQFFLNRWHVFLNNCLSNLKSRDPKMARVALESLYRLLWVYMIRIKCESNTATQGRLNTIVTTLFPKGSRSVVPRDMPLNIFVKIIQFIAQERLDFAMKEIIFDLLCVGKPAKAFSLNPERMNIGLRAFLVIADKLQQKDGEPPMPNTGCTLPSGHTLRVKKTYLSKTLTDEEAKVIGMSQYYFHVRKAIDNILRHLDKEVGRCMMMTNAQMLNKEPEDMITGERKPKIDLFRTCVAAIPRMLPDGMSKSELIDLLSRLTIHMDDELRLIAQNSLQSLLVDFSDWRDDVLFGFTNFLLREVQDTHQGLLDTSLKLLLQLLTQWKLTLAASGKSSDTAKVHTAELLQTSSSLKIPAERGPHSTVLHAVEGLALVLLCSCQLSTRRLAIAILKEIRSLFMTIGQSEDDDKPMIEIMDQLSPVILESFVNVAVSDTAALPSGHHVDLQWLVEWNALLVNSHYDIRSPSHVWIFAQSVKDPWVLCVYSLLRQDNLPKHCPTALSYAWPYAFTRMQMLMPLVDPNNPVYAKKTSTSGSGDSYVTLWRNYLILCFGVAKPSIMSPGHLRASTPEISAATPDSGVSYDNKVIGSPSVAWLLKQLVPLMRAESIELTESLVLGFGRTNSLVFRELVEELHPLMKEALERRPENKKRRERRDLLRLQLLRIFELLADAGVISDCTNGALERDTLALGALFLEYVDLTRMLLEAENDKDAEILKDIRAHFSAMVANLIQCVPVHHRRFLFPQQSLRHHLFILFSQWAGPFSIMFTPLDRYSDRNHQITRYQYCALKAMSAVLCCGPVFDNVGLSPDGYLYKWLDNILACQDQRVHQLGCEVVILLLELNADQVNLFNWAVDRCYTGSYQLASGCFKAIATVCGSSRNYPSDIVTLLNLVLFKASDTNREIYEISMQLMQILEAKLFVYSKRIAEQKPNSILYGTHGPLPPLYSVSLPQLSSQLARMYPELTLPLFSEVSQRFPTTHPNGRQIMLTYLLPWLGNIELVDSGLLLPVFTPCTSDYDASSRTTSTASSHQLRGTGWGSLQATSMVLNNLMFMTAKYGDDLPGPEMENAWNALVSNEKWSNNLRTTLQFLISLCGVSSDTTLLPYIKKVVIYLCRNNTMQTMEELIFELQQTDPVNPVVQHCDSPPFYRFTATSKASTAASGTTSSSNTVVAGQESFPDTDDTKTVKENEERLSHIMRAHNRLESRYSNSSGGSYDEDKSEPLPPYADWLMVVIETNQPHPLPMPLNGGCWAPLVDFLPETIAPRGPLHRCNIAVIFMTEMVVDHSVREDWAMHLPLLLHALFLAMDHYRPEVFEHSKRLLLHLLITLSCNNNFQAIASVLLQTREINSTKTLTCKPSVQPEFLPAGGCFDFLRECQASPVPDSGLSSSSTSSSLSLGGSSNNLPEISHEVEELVASSKMDEKTNKLIEFLTTRAYGPLWCHEDISPKNQISKSTGQLTNFLRHVVSVFKESKSDFHLEQQLSDVALQTALCSSSRHYAGRSFQVFRALRQPISAHAVSDLLSRLVEVVGEHGEEVQGYVMEVLLTLESVVDNLAECLKNNDLMAILTRASSPDFLTSFKLMSNRKSTGQLNLRREERSRHQRSSSVPKKFGEADRWSDPPRSATLDRIQASEQQALLAKTRSSSSSKDNMTDPTNINHPSNLLATIFWVAVSLMESDFEFEYQMSLRLLNKLLGHMSLDKAENREKLEKLQSQLQWSSFTGLQQLLLKGFTSVSTTDLTLQLFCQLTPVSRVPVVDTSQAIGFPLNVLCLLSHLVQNFDGPTQFCRDVAERIAQVCLEEKNTKLSNLAHVMTLYKTHSYTRDCFSWVNVVCRYLHEAFSDITLNLVTYMAELLEKGLPSMQQTLLQIIYSLLSHMDLSVIQAKPFNMEVLKTIEKFVQTVHWGEALNILKLVVSRSASLVQPSFPQSDLSYEDISRVWDRSSKALPGKTLDFHFDISETPVIGRRYDDLQRSPGQDVKSRTTTVTRSTSSTSSGSTSNNVLVPVSWKRPQSSQKRTREKLVNVLSLCGQEVGLTKNPSVIFSSCGELDLMEHQPSLVSSDDGTREPENMDDTTSEQQFRVFRDFDFLDVELEDGEGETVDNFNWGVRRRSMDSLDRSDLLPLEESQLSISMPSLSKITHEDSDESSEEDSLTASQILSHSQLTVSLSPTAEISLDSPSAFYDTTSADSTPLNTKNPSFDVQLPEDSKQRQEDEGTNVHEDDLSLSISELPPEFHCGDSLTMDMLPVDYRGELDIDCCLPSLAEEERDDMLESRSSPPPSPFFSAILAAFQPVVCDDAEEAWRSHINQLVSDSDGSCAVYTFHVFSSLFQSIQTKFCSLTCDAVSFLGDGLRGLGSKLLRSSQMLTSCSECPTLFIDADTIMSYGLLEKMKFSVLELQEYLDTYNNRKEAALSWLSNCKATFPRSPGGAVITCQPAEHEEKPMESLAQLELCQRLYKLHFQLLLLFQSYCKLIEQVHAISSIPELTNMSRELNELKSNLRVAAASVTNDEIAVRESSCPEPTFSSSEAAVQAILECLRNSEFPTAIRYIRECRRMWPKDIFGSPSEDEVHTLLNIYFRHQTLGQTGTFALVGSKQDLTEISVKLMELNGEIRDMIRRAQGYRAITAFLPDSRISGSTL; the protein is encoded by the exons gTTTCCTGCTGTGAAGAAGAAGTTTATGActgagctgaaggagctgcGGCAGAAAGAGCAAAGTCCATACGTAGTCCAGAGTACCATTAGCCTCATCATGGGGGTGAAGTTCTTCCGAATTAAGATGTATCCTGTCGAGGATTTTGAAGCCTCTTTTCAGTTCATGCAG GAATGTGCCCACTATTTCCTGGAAGTCAAGGACAAGGACATTAAGCATGCCCTGGCTGGTCTCTTTGTCGAGATTCTGGTTCCTGTTGCAGCA GCCGTGAAGAATGAGGTGAACGTACCCTGCCTGAGGAACTTTGTGGACAGCTTGTATGACACAACCCTGGACTTGTCCTCTAGGAAGAAGCACTCGCTG GCTTTTTACCCGCTGGTGacgtgtctgctgtgtgtcagccAGAAACAGTTCTTCCTCAACAGATGGCATGTCTTCCTCAACAACTGCCTCTCAAATCTGAAG AGTCGAGACCCTAAAATGGCTCGTGTTGCACTGGAGTCCCTGTACCGACTGTTGTGGGTCTACATGATCAGAATCAAGTGTGAGAGCAACACTGCAACGCAGGG TCGCCTCAACACCATCGTAACAACGCTTTTCCCCAAAGGATCCCGCAGTGTGGTCCCAAGAGACATGCCTCTCAATATCTTTGTCAAAATCATCCAGTTTATTGCACAG GAAAGACTTGATTTTGCCATGAAAGAGATTATCTTTGACCTTCTTTGTGTTGGCAAACCCGCAAAAGCCTTTAGTCTTAATCCAGAG agaaTGAATATTGGTCTGAGAGCATTCCTGGTCATAGCCGATAAACTGCAGCAGAAGGACGGCGAGCCTCCCATGCCTAACACTGGTTGCACTTTACCCTCTGGGCACACACTCCGAGTGAAGAAGACATACCtgagcaaaacactgacagatgaaGAGGCCAAAGTTATCG GGATGTCCCAGTATTATTTTCATGTCAGGAAGGCTATTGACAACATCCTCAGACACCTGGACAAGGAGGTGGGACGCTGCATGATGATGACTAACGCTCAGATGTTGAACAAGGAGCCTGAGGACATGATCAC aGGTGAAAGGAAGCCCAAGATTGACTTGTTCAGGACGTGCGTCGCCGCCATTCCTCGCATGCTGCCTGACGGGATGTCAAAGTCAGAGCTCATAGACCTGCTCTCTCG ATTGACGATCCATATGGATGACGAGCTGCGACTCATAGCCCAGAATTCCTTGCAGAGTCTGTTGGTGGATTTCTCCGACTGGCGTGACGACGTCCTGTTTGGATTCACTAACTTCCTGTTACGTGAGGTCCAAGACACTCACCAGGGACTGTTAGATACATCCCTCaaattactgctgcagctgctcactcAGTGGAAACTAACCCTGGCTGCCTCAGGGAAGAGCAGTGACACAGCTAAAGTGCACACTGCTGAG ctgctgcagacaagCTCAAGTCTCAAGATACCTGCAGAGCGAGGTCCTCACTCCACCGTCCTGCATGCCGTGGAGGGACTGGCGCTcgtgctgctctgctcctgtcAGCTGAGCACCCGTAGACTCGCCATCGCCATCCTCAAAGAGATACGAAGTCTCTTCATGACCATCGGACAGTCCGAG GATGATGACAAACCAATGATAGAGATTATGGACCAGCTCAGCCCTGTAATCCTGGAAAGTTTCGTCAACGTTGCCGTCTCTGACACA GCCGCCCTGCCATCTGGCCACCATGTGGACCTTCAGTGGCTGGTGGAGTGGAACGCTTTGCTTGTCAACAGTCATTATGACATTCGGAGCCCCTCACACGTGTGGATCTTTGCCCAGTCTGTGAAGGACCCCTGGGTGCTGTGCGTATACAGCCTCCTCCGACAGGACAACCTGCCCAAGCACTGCCCCACAGCTCTGAGCTACGCCTGGCCCTACGCCTTCACTCGAATGCAGATGCTCATGCCCCTGGTAGACCCAAA TAACCCAGTGTATGCGAAGAAGACCAGCACATCGGGCAGCGGGGACAGTTACGTAACCCTGTGGAGAAACTACCTGATCCTTTGCTTTGGGGTGGCCAAGCCCAGTATCATGAGCCCCGGCCATCTGAGAGCATCGACACCCGAGATCTCGGCCGCCACGCCTGACAGCGGCGTCAGCTACGATAACAAG GTTATTGGGAGCCCATCTGTGGCTTGGCTTCTGAAACAGTTGGTTCCACTGATGAGGGCAGAGAGCATCGAGCTGACAGAGTCATTAGTTCTGGGCTTTGGTCGCACCAATTCCCTTGTGTTCAG GGAACTTGTGGAAGAGCTACATCCCCTTATGAAAGAAGCATTAGAAAGAAGACCTGAG AACAAGAAGCGGCGTGAGCGACGAGACctgctgaggctgcagctgctgcggATCTTTGAGCTGCTGGCTGATGCAGGTGTCATCAGTGACTG TACAAACGGAGCTCTGGAACGTGACACCCTCGCCCTGGGCGCTCTGTTCCTGGAGTATGTGGATCTAACGCGGATGCTCCTGGAAGCTGAGAATGACAAAGATGCAGAGATCCTCAAGGACATCCGAGCTCACTTCAGCGCCATGGTCGCCAACCTCATCCAATGTGTACCAG TGCACCACAGGCGCTTCCTGTTTCCACAACAGAGCCTGCGGCAtcacctcttcatcctcttcagtCAGTGGGCCGGCCCTTTCAGCATCATGTTCACGCCTCTGGACCGCTACAGTGACAGGAATCACCAGATCACAAGATATCAATACTGTGCCCTAAAG GCCatgtctgctgtgctgtgctgtgggcCTGTGTTTGATAACGTTGGCCTCTCTCCAGACGGATACCTCTATAAGTGGCTGGATAATATACTAGCCTGCCAGGATCAGCGG GTCCACCAGCTTGGCTGCGAAGTcgtcatcctgctgctggagctcaaTGCCGACCAGGTCAACCTCTTCAACTGGGCTGTGGATCGCTGCTACACAGGCTCCTACCAGCTCGCCTCAGGCTGCTTCAAAGCCATTGCGACTGTCTGTGGCAGCAG CAGAAACTACCCAAGTGATATAGTAACCCTGCTGAATCTGGTGCTCTTCAAGGCGTCAGACACCAACAGAGAAATCTATGAGATTTCGATGCAGCTAATGCAG ATTCTTGAGGCTAAGTTGTTTGTGTACTCTAAGAGGATTGCAGAGCAGAAGCCAAACAGCATCCTTTACGGCACCCATGGTCCACTGCCACCTCTTTACAGTGTCTCCCTGCCTCAGCTCTCCAGCCAGCTGGCCCGGATGTACCCTGAACTCACACTTCCTCTATTCTCAG AGGTTAGCCAGAGGTTCCCCACCACTCATCCCAATGGGAGGCAGATCATGCTAACCTACCTCCTGCCCTGGCTCGGTAACATCGAGCTGGTGGATAGTGGCCTGCTGCTCCCGGTCTTCACGCCGTGCACCTCAGATTATGACGCTTCCAGCCGGACGACCAGCACAGCTTCATCCCACCAGCTGAGGGGCACTGGCTGGGGCTCCTTACAGGCCACTTCTATGGTGCTCAATAACCTCATGTTCATGACTGCCAAG TACGGAGATGACCTACCTGGACCAGAGATGGAAAACGCCTGGAATGCTTTAGTCAGCAATGAGAAGTGGAGCAACAATCTGAGAACCACACTGCAGTTTCTCATCAGCTTATGTGGTGTGAGCAGTGACACCACCCTCCTGCCATAT ATCAAGAAGGTGGTGATCTATCTGTGCCGGAACAACACCATGCAAACTATGGAGGAGTTGATATTTGAGTTGCAGCAGACGGATCCAGTTAACCCTGTGGTGCAGCACTGTGATAGCCCTCCTTTCTATCGCTTCACTGCCACAAGCAAGGCCTCCACAGCAGCTTCAG GCACCACATCGAGCAGCAACACTGTTGTTGCAGGCCAGGAGAGCTTCCCTGACACAGATGATACCAAGACTGTAAAGGAGAATGAGGAGAG GCTAAGCCACATAATGCGAGCCCACAACCGCCTGGAATCACGCTACAGCAACAGCTCAGGAGGATCGTACGATGAAGATAAGA GTGAACCTCTGCCTCCTtatgctgattggctgatggttGTCATTGAGACCAACCAGCCCCATCCTCTGCCCATGCCTCTGAACGGAGGATGTTGGGCTCCGCTGGTGGACTTTTTGCCAGAGACCATCGCTCCCAGAGGACCACTGCACAG GTGTAATATAGCAGTCATCTTTATGACTGAGATGGTGGTAGACCACAGTGTGAGAGAGGACTGGGCCATGCACTTGCCTTTGCTGCTCCATGCCTTGTTTTTGG CCATGGATCACTACCGTCCAGAGGTGTTTGAGCACAGCAAacgtctcctcctccacctgctcatcaCGTTGTCCTGTAACAACAACTTCCAGGCCATTGCCTCAGTCCTGCTGCAGACACGTGAGATCAACAGCACCAAGACCCTCACCTGCAAACCAAGCGTTCAGCCGGAGTTTTTACCTGCAG GAGGATGTTTTGACTTCCTGCGGGAGTGCCAGGCGTCTCCTGTGCCAGACTCCGGTCTTAGTTCTTCTTCTACATCGTCTAGCCTGAGTCTGGGaggcagcagcaacaacctGCCTGAGATCTCACACGAGGTGGAGGAGCTAGTGGCCTCCAGTAAAATGGACGAGAAGACTAACAAGCTCATCGAGTTTTTAACCACAAG AGCATATGGTCCACTGTGGTGCCATGAAGACATTTCACCAAAGAACCAAATTTCAAAAAGCACCGGGCAGCTCACCAACTTCCTGCGTcatgttgtgtctgtgttcaaAGAGTCCAAGTCAG ATTTccacctggagcagcagctcagcgacGTGGCGCTGCAGACAGCTTTGTGTAGTTCATCGCGTCACTACGCCGGCCGCTCCTTCCAGGTGTTTCGAGCCCTCCGCCAGCCCATCTCTGCCCATGCCGTCTCCGACCTGCTCTCAAGGCTGGTGGAAGTCGTCGGTGAACATGGAGAAGAAGTGCAG gGCTATGTGATGGAAGTATTACTTACACTGGAATCTGTGGTGGACAACTTGGCTGAATGTCTCAAGAACAATGACCTCATGGCTATCTTGACGAG AGCCTCATCTCCAGATTTCCTCACCAGCTTCAAGCTGATGTCCAACAGGAAGAGCACAGGGCAGCTCAATCTtcgaagagaagagaggagtcGACATCAGAGGAGCTCTTCTGTCCCCAAGAAGTTTGGAGAGGCGGACAGGTGGTCTGATCCACCTCGCAGCGCTACACTGGACCGCATCCAAGCCTCTGAGCAGCAGGCGTTGTTAGCCAAGACCCGCAGCTCGTCCTCATCTAAAGACAACATGACCGACCCAACCAACATCAACCACCCCAGCAACCTGCTGGCCACCATCTTCTGGGTGGCGGTGTCACTGATGGAGTCAGACTTTGAGTTTGAGTATCAAATGTCTTTGAGACTGTTGAATAAGCTGCTGGGCCACATGTCGCTTGACAAAGCGGAGAACAGGgagaagctggagaagctgcagagcCAGCTTCAGTGGAGCAGCTTCACtgggctccagcagctgctgctgaagggcTTCACCTCCGTGTCCACCACTGACCTCACGCTCCAGCTCTTCTGCCAGCTCACACCTGTGTCACGAGTGCCTGTAGTGGACACTTCACAAGCCATAG GTTTTCCCTTGAATGTTCTCTGCCTGCTTTCACATCTCGTGCAGAACTTTGATGGCCCCACGCAGTTCTGTCGGGATGTTGCTGAGAGGATTGCTCAG gtatgcCTCGAGGAGAAGAACACCAAGCTCTCCAACCTTGCTCATGTCATGACTCTGTACAAAACACACTCCTACACAAGAGACTGCTTCTCCTGGGTCAATGTGGTGTGTCGGTATCTTCACGAAGCTTTCTCCGATATCACCCTCAACCTGGTCACTTACATGGCAGAG CTGTTGGAGAAAGGTCTTCCCAGTATGCAGCAGACCCTTTTACAAATCATCTACAGCCTCCTGAGTCACATGGACCTGAGTGTGATTCAAGCCAAACCCTTCAACATGGAGGTGCTCAAGACAATTGAGAAATTTGTCCAG ACTGTCCATTGGGGGGAAGCGCTGAATATCCTGAAGCTGGTCGTTTCTCGATCAGCCAGTTTGGTGCAGCCTTCATTCCCACAAAGTGACCTCTCCTATGAGGACATCAGCCGGGTCTGGGACCGCTCCTCCAAGGCCTTGCCTGGGAAAACGCTGGATTTCCACTTTGACATATCTGAG ACACCGGTGATTGGTCGGCGTTATGATGACCTGCAGCGCTCTCCAGGCCAAGATGTGAAGAGCAGGACCACTACGGTGACCCGCAGcacctcctctacctcctctgGATCCACATCCAACAACGTCCTGGTGCCAGTCAGCTGGAAGAGGCCTCAGTCTTCACAG AAAAGAACACGGGAAAAACTGGtgaatgtattgtctttgtgtggGCAAGAAGTGGGCCTCACAAAAAATCCTTCG GTGATCTTCTCCAGCTGTGGGGAGCTGGACCTCATGGAGCACCAGCCTAGCCTGGTGTCCTCCGACGATGGGACCCGGGAACCAGAAAACATGGACGACACCACCTCAGAGCAGCAGTTCAGAGTCTTCAGAGACTTTGACTTCCTGGATGTGGAGCTAGAAGACGGAGAG GGAGAGACTGTGGACAACTTCAACTGGGGGGTGCGCAGACGCTCCATGGACAGTCTGGACCGGAGTGACTTGCTGCCCCTGGAGGAGAGTCAGCTGTCCATCAGCATGCCCAGCCTCAGCAAGATCACCCATGAAGACTCAGACGAGTCATCTGAGGAAGATTCCCTCACCGCCAGCCAGATACTCTCCCACTCACAGCTT ACCGTCAGCCTCTCTCCAACAGCAGAGATCAGTCTGGACTCTCCCTCCGCCTTTTATGATACAACTTCAGCTGATTCAACTCCTCTGAACACCAAAAATCCTAGTTTCGATGTCCAACTGCCAGAGGACTCGAAGCAGCGG CAAGAAGATGAAGGCACCAATGTCCATGAGGacgacctctctctctccatcagcgAGCTACCCCCTGAATTTCACTGCGGTGATAGTTTGACAATGGACATGCTTCCTGTTGATTACAGAGGAGAGTTGGACATTGACTGCTGCTTACCCAG TCTTGccgaggaagagagagatgacatGCTGGAGTCCCGTTCATCACCGCCACCGTCTCCCTTCTTCTCCGCCATCCTCGCAGCTTTCCAACCAGTCGTGTGCGATGACGCAGAGGAGGCTTGGCGGAGTCACATCAACCAGCTTGTGTCTGACTCGGATGGATCCTGCGCCGTCTACACTTTTCACGTGTTTTCTTCACTATTCCAG AGTATTCAGACCAAATTTTGCTCCTTGACCTGCGACGCTGTGAGTTTCCTGGGTGATGGCCTGAGAGGATTAGGATCAAAGCTTTTGAGGTCATCTCAGATGCTGACATCATGCTCAGAGTGCCCAACGCTATTTATTGATGCAGACACA ATTATGTCTTATGGGCTcctggaaaaaatgaaattcagCGTGTTGGAACTTCAAGAGTATCTGGATACTTACAACAACAGAAAGGAGGCGGCTCTCTCT TGGTTGAGCAACTGCAAAGCTACCTTTCCCAGAAGTCCTGGGGGCGCGGTGATAACATGTCAGCCAGCAGAGCACGAGGAAAAG CCAATGGAATCTCTGGCT CAACTGGAGCTCTGTCAAAGACTCTACAAACTCcactttcagctgctgctgctttttcagtCCTACTGTAAGCTGATTGAACAGGTCCATGCAATAAGCTCTATTCCTGAG CTGACAAATATGTCCAGAGAGCTAAATGAGTTGAAGAGCAACCTGAGGgtagcagcagcttcagtgacaaATGATGAGATTGCTGTCCGTGAGAGCTCCTGCCCTGAGCCcaccttcagctcctctgagGCCGCTGTGCAGGCCATCCTGGAGTGCCTGAGGAACAGCGAGTTTCCGACGGCCATCCGCTACATTCGTGAGTGCAG aAGAATGTGGCCAAAAGACATCTTTGGCAGCCCCTCCGAGGATGAGGTCCACACCTTACTCAACATCTACTTCAGACATCAAACCTTGGGTCAGACGGGAACTTTTGCTCTGGTGGGCTCCAAACAGGACCTGACAGAAATCTCTGTCAAGTTGATGGAACTTAACGGAGAGATTCGGGACATGATCCGGCGAGCCCAAGGCTACCGAGCCATCACAGCTTTCCTCCCGGACTCCAGGATTTCAGGCTCAACTCTTTGA